Below is a window of Neodiprion virginianus isolate iyNeoVirg1 chromosome 4, iyNeoVirg1.1, whole genome shotgun sequence DNA.
GAGTGGCCGACCTGACTCTCCTCTAAGCTCCGTCTCTACTGGTCGTCTGGTGGTCTGACCATGCCGACCTAACCTACGCATACTGTGAGCACCTCCAGCCGAGGCTAAGTCGAAGGTTGATAATTATCGCGCATGCGTTCGTTCtctacatttttaatttcgttttgttttttgcgaGAAACGCTATTCGTTACAAATTTCTAGTTATAAGGTATTGGTGTATGTGTGTTGTACATGCTTGCAGGCATGTCATACCGCCAAATTTAAGTGATAAGAGACTTATCGGGTGCGGGGATAAACATGAGGAGgagagaaagtgaaaaattatagtttTACTATATTGATTATCGTCGGAGAAGTACAAATACGCTGAGTTTTATTACACTTTATGAAATCAAGTAAATCTTAACATAGGCAAATACCTCTCGCAGTGATATTAATAGTTATATAGATTTCTAGATTTCTGAAACTACCGAAAATCATACAGTATTATACAATccaccaaaattttttttttttttttttagtgctGAACTGATATTATGCTGCAATATGAATCGCCACTTAGAGAATACGAGTAGTTATGTACGACAAAACTGGTACTTCGGAACAAATCGGTAGGAAATAATTTGTGAAAACAAATTACGGTGTGTTCTGtggattttgaaattttttgtcacttttcaAAGCAGTGAATCAACAATACTGCGAATTAAATAAGAATGTCGATgttgttcgaaaaattgtacatttcTACTTAATTGCATcgaaatggttaaaaaaaattaagtttctTTCATTAGATGCGTGAAATTCTCAACATTTAGTTgtcattcattttcatcatcaGCAAATTGTTTTTCAGTTATATGCGTttgaattaatgaattttgGTGTGTATCCAATAACTTCCAAACTTCTTTGATAACGTCAACCAACAGTAAAAAGTGGTAAGATGGAAGCAAGCGGACAGATTGcacaatgataaaaaaaaatacccaccattttattttctgtacaaaataatatgaaaaatagcCGATGATATTAAAAATGTTGACAGCTGAATCGTATAAATTTCTGATGTAGGGTCTCATACACATTTTTGCATCAGTACTTTAAAACTTCACAGGAATTAGTTCATAAGACCTCGTGTCGCCACTTACGAAAGCTCGGTGAAtggattttaatttaaaaaaaagcacgCTGTGAAGTTAATGCCAATAAGCATCGGATAAAAATTACTGAAGATAGGCAACCTTATGGATCTTATTATAACATGAATCTTCGGTACAGAAATTTCCACCGTTACCTACCTGATTAGCTGTGATGTCACAAGCCAGTCGGTAAGTGTAGAGTACTGTCATTACTTCATCGTCCTTTCGCCTACATAAAAATAACATGAACAGTTGGACGTCTTTAACAATCAACAATCAATGCTGTTGACaacaatttgcaaaatatcgCAAGCAAACAAATAAGCAGAGAAGTTGTGTTCCGCGAATTGTACAAAGCTGAAATTATAGACGTTCCGAACATGTTACGAAGGTTCTTTGCAAGCAGATGTAAAGTGTGCATATAGTTGATATTGATTTCCTGCGCATCAACGTAAATCATGGTCGTCTTCACACAAATTTTAGGTTATGCCGCACGTCAGGTACAATATTTTGCGCAACCATccaattttatacttttcgtCTGTTTGCATCAAGCCGCTTAGCAAAATAATCAGTTCTGCTTTTCACATGTGCTTCATTCTCGAGTGGATTTTCGCTCTTGCGCATGTTCAATTCGCGAAAGTTGTTCACCTTTTAGGTTATATTAGGTTACATCAGGTTAACGAAACTTTGATTCcaataaataaaactaatttGAATTAGATTGTGTTTAGCAAAATAACAGAATCAGGCTGAATACTTAGTGCAGTTACTCGGAcattgctaaaaaaaaacatgaaatacaATTTCGTATCGTTAATGTAACAACGCATTTTTAGAAAAGTCCTTATTTCACAGCTTCaggatttttcgaaattcaataaGCTGTAACACTGCAGTACTGAGAAACTGCTGTTTGGCAAATTTGACATTACACGTTATTCTGAAGTTGTACAATAGcgatttatatttcaacatttCGTTACTTTAACACCGTTACTTTCAAtctcgtgaaaaaattgaaatattttatcttttatGTTAACAAACTTGAAATACTCCTAGGTGTCGAGAAACTATCTACGTGGCTTGTTTATGGACTCGTTGCGTCTCCATGTAAAAGGTGGAGTGGGTGGTATGGGCCTGCCTAGATTTGGAGGAATTGGCGGTCGAGGTGGTCACGTATATCTCGTTGCCAAGGAGGGCGAGACTctaaaaaatctttcatccAAATTGAAAGTTCATAAGATAATTGCTGGAGAGGGCGGTAATAGCTCACAAACACAACTTTTAGGTAAACTTGGGGAAGATATGACGATCCCGGTGCCTCCAGGCGTATCTGTGATTACTGATCAGGGTGTAAAATTAggtacaaaagaaaaatttcattttttcacattatacaGATCTTCTCAGCTCACTTTATCGggaattttattatcatttcagGAGAATTGAATGAGCCAGGTTCCAAGCTGATCGTCGCCAAAGGGGGGATCGGGGGATGTCGAGAAACAGGATTTAGTGGGCAGAAAGGAGAAGCTCTGCATATTCATTTGGATCTCAAGTTAATCGCTGATGCCTGCTTAGTTGGCTTTCCAAATGCAGGAAAAAGCACACTTCTGAAAGCAGTTTCCAGAGCTAGTCCCAAAATTGCATCTTACCCATGTAAGTTTCATAGAAAGttttattgagaaaataaattttgatccCTCCACTTATGAAATTAACCAAACTTCTCATATTTCAGTCACAACGCTAAGGCCACACATTGGTATAATGCAATATAAAGACTTGAGGCAAATCTCTGTAGCAGATTTACCAGGGCTGATCGAAGGTGCTCACGTAAATATAGGAATGGGTCATAGATTTTTGAAGCACGTTGAAAGGACGCAATTGATGATAGTTGTGGTAGATATTCAAGGTTTTAGATTGTCGCCCAAACACTTGCGAAGAAATTGTTTAGAGACGATAGTGTTGCTCAACAAAGAGCTGGAACTTTATAAACCGGACTTACTAAACATGCCTGCTATTCTTGTTGTCAATAAAATGGACACAGAAAACGCCACGGAGAAATTAAACGAGGTGAAACCATTGATCAAGGAATACGAACGGACTTTAGCAACATTTTCAGACGAAATACGTCCCGAAAAAGCCTTTGTATTCGAAGCCGTTCTGCCCGTTGCCCTCCGTGAGAGGAATGTCGATGAAATCAAGTTGCTTAAGGAAAAAGTACGAACTGTGCTAGATCTACACGCGGAAAAAAAAGCAATGAAAATGCGAGGAGAATTCCCCGACAGTGAATTAATCGAGAAGCTAAAACAGGAGACTATGCAAAGGATACCAACGCTTGTATAGATTTAAACTATAGATCGACCAATAACCTTCAATGCGccgttattttttccaatttggcaaaaaaaaacaaaaagcattGCCCAATCTTATGTAACATCTTATACTTGTACAGAAATAACTTTAGTATCAgttaattttgtaaataaattattgaaccATTGTTTAAATCAGATGTATTTTATTGCCTAATTTCAACTCTTTCGTGTTTTAGGATAAGGAAGTTTTAATTTCACCCACTGACATCTTACGTGTGCGTTAGCCACCTTTTCTCTCCAATCTTCACCGAACTCGGTTCTTGCTACCACTTGGACATTTTCTATCTCTTCGCTATCTCTCAAAACACCTCGGTCAGCTAACCACCTCTCAACTCCATTCCAGGCGATCATAATACCATTGTCTGTACAAAGTTTAGGCGGTGGTCTGACAAATCTGTATCCCATCTGGGAAGAAACTGTTTCTAGACAGTTTGCAATGAAATTGTTGCAGGCTGCGCCACCTGAGACTAcctgtggaaaaaaattgcgaaagaATAATTAGCAAGATTGAAAACCAGCATATCTCGACGAAATTGTCTTGTTCACGTACCAAAGTCCGATTTTTTTCTGGAAtgagatttttcaactcaataaATTCCATGGCACGTTGCGTTCTGTGGCACAAATGACGTGTCATGGCTAATTGGAATCCAGCgcataaattataaatatctGGTACTAGTTCATCCCCTATTATGCcgtgttttttctcttctcgcAAGGTGTGTTTCAGTATAGCATTTTTCAAGCCTGAAGAGCTGAAGTTGCAGTCCTCCCAATGCACCATAGGTACCTCGAATTTGAACTGTTCAGGATCTGTGGCTCGACTAGCGGCCAATTCTACCGCCGCACCTCCAGACAGTTCAGAGAATTCTGGAATATTTCGCAACTTGAGTCTTCGAGCAGTCTATAAATACACCAAGTTATatgtgaaaatgttgaaaataatttagtaGTATGCAGAACAGTTCAAGCTCACTTTGTCAAAAGCTTCGCCGGGTGCATCGTCGATCGTTGACCCCAGCAGATAAAACTTGTCCACGCTTTGAGCTATCGCCAGTAAACAATGACCACCAGATATCAACAGGACTAGAAACGGGTAATCGATCTGAACAAAGAAACAACGTCATCATCAAGAAACTTCTTGACGCAAATTCTTGCTTTTTACTTAAACTGTTTAAAGTAACGAGGCTGATGTTAGTAGCATTAACATATCGAaacattgaaacaaaaattactacTTTGCATCTTTATAATAActgaagaaatttaatttacaaaaCCTTTATTAACGGTTTACCAAATTTCAGGTAATCTAGGGTTgcaaaataaagtttttctAAAGATGTatcattacaataacgttaaAAACTTCAGCCTGATTTAGAGTACTGATCTATCCAAAGAAAGTAAGTATTGCAGCTGATGTTGAGTAGAATACTTGAACTTTACTTAAAGTTACATTGTTCAAAAGTGGAATTACGCTTGCATCAAGTTTATATGTAAAGCCAACCAACGTTTTCAACCATTCTCGCAGTCAGAGCATGTGCTTCCATGTGATGTATAGGAATAAATGGTTTATTTCCAACTCTGGACAAGTACTTTCCAAAATTAGTACCAATCAACAGAGACATAACGAGACCTGGTTTGACTGTCGCAGCTATGGCATCGACGTTTGTTAACCTCAAGTTTGCGGAAAGCAGAGCCTTTTCAACGactttggtaattttttgcCTATGTAATTCTTGGGCAAGAGGTGGTATTATTCCACCGTTACTGAaacagtaaaataaaattaacacacGTTTTCCGTCGACAATTTCACAGCtataaattctatttttctcaTGCTTTCATAGATTTCATGATTAAAATACTAACTCAAGGTGAACGCTCTGTTGGGAATGCAAAGCTTCTCCAAGTATCGCTCCATTACTATCGACAACTGCACAACCTGTATCATCACAGCTTGTTTCTATTCCGAGTATTACCGCCGGTTTATTATTACTCAATTTTCTATTGTTTTTTCCCACCAATTTTCTTGGCGAGAAAATTCTTCCCACGCATTTTAACCCGGCTTTTGAGGTTAACATTTTGTGCAATTTGTACATAATTCGATTTCTACGATCGAAGAATATTCTTTCTTGTAAACAAAGTATATTTACAAGTTTACATATTGTTCGGTTGAATGACTCTACGATCACATCAAATCACCGGATACTTAGATACACGTGTTTACACGAACTGTTTCCACATTTTCCAATTCTCTATTTACATCGTTGTGCATTGTGCCGTGTGCAACAAAGACAGCAATTATGGGTAAAGTACTTTGCATTACCAGCCATTCATAAGTTCCAATACCCAATGAGCAATATCATTGGTTGCATACAATGGAAAGTACGAGGAATACAATTTTGTGATTGGTGTCGGTTGGAAAATTGTGTTACTTCTGTCTGAATAtttaaatgttgaaaattttcattccataaGTATATTCGTTACTATTTTCATCCGTGATGATAAGATTTTGCTTGTGAATTACTATCCATTGAAAGGTAATTTCAAGTTTCATACGTTGCAAATTTGTGATCGTATATAGATATAGGAAAGTGCAGTCGTTCATATTTAGTTTAGaactttatttgaaaattacttaatatgtacaatatttacataGCCTTAAGCAGTAATGACTAAATTTGGTTTTTTATCTGGAGTatcttttctttcacttttctcAAAACGGCCATATCTGCTTTCGAAATTGCTCCATTTTGCTGAAAAAACTTTGTAAGGCATTCTGCTGCCCTGGATGCTTGCaatggtgaaacttgactttcTTCAAAGTTATCGGTGTCAGATTCTGAAAGTATTGAGAATAAAACCTATTTTTAGATACTCTAAAGTCTGAACagtaagtaaaaaattgaaatcagtTATTCTTCTCAGTCACGAATATCGACTGTACCATTTTCACTGTTATGGTTGTTCACTGCTTCAACGATGTCTTCATCGGATGGAAAGACTAGCGAAGAATCATCATTGTAAATCCAATCATCTATTACATCTAAACTAactttttccaaactttttatTCTATTAGCAATTTGGTGAATTCTTTCGGAAGTTATTTCCTCTTCTGCTTCAAATGTCACATGTAATTCCTTTTCAGGAATATCCAgcatcaaatttttccaacattttaCAATTATCTCCGAACTGGTTTCATCCCAAGCTTCACTTGCCCAAAAAACAGCATTCTTAATGTTGATTGATTTCAATGATTCAACCAACTCTTTGCCGTCACATTGGTCGTTCAATATATGCATGAGAAGTTTATTTCTGTATCTTCTTTTTACATTCTCTATAATGCCCTGATCCATAGGTTGAATTAAACTTGTGACATTAGGTGGCAAAAACCTGGTTGTGATATCGCCAACAGTTAAAACTTCCGTTGATGGATGAGATGGTGCATTACCAATCAGAAGCATAGCTTTTTGAGGCAAGCCCTTCTCCCTTAAGAAATCAGAGACTGTCGGTACGAATTCCTCTTTGAACCATTTCTCAAAAATTGCGGAATTCATCCAAGCGCTTTTTTGGCGCGTATAATAGACTGGTAGCATGTTtggcaataaattttttaatcctttAGGCTTCGACGATTTCCTAATAATAAGAAGCGGTATTTTGAGCGAGCTGTCGGCATTGCAACAGAGCATTACTGTTAATTTCTCTTTATTCTGATTGAATCCAAGTGCAGGTCTTTCTCCGTCGTTTGTCAGTGCTTCATTTGGCATAACTTTATAATTGAGACCCGTCACTTCGGCATTGAATATTTGACTCGCTgtcaagttttcatttttaatttttttcgtgaaCTGAGACTTAAAATTATCAGCAGATTCAGAATTAGGAGAGGAACTTTCGCTTGTAATTGATAACTGGCGGATGCCATACTTTTGTCTCCAATGACTCAGCCATCCGTCGCTGGCATAAAACTTCTCCTCGGCGCCGAATCTTTCATGGAATTCAAGAGCTTTTCCTtaaacaaatataaatatctaAATAATATTTAGTCGAGTTAATATGAACACTTGATTTCGTAAAATTATGATATTTGTGTCGAGAGTTGTCACAAACCCTGAGATCATTCAATTACTTATTATTCGATGaattaaatacaaaattacaCTTTAAACTGTTTTATCACTAACTTTTACTAAACTTATTAAGATTTggagacaaaaaatttatttaaatcttgCAATAACTAAATTGCCAGCTGGGGGCAATTCTATCATGTTGCTGCGATAATCGCGCGCATTGATgttcgataaattttgaaaagccgTAATTGTGAACtgaaaagttcaaaaataCCTTTTATAATTGTACCAGTTACGGGATAACCCTTGGCCCACATTTCGGTGAACCACATGTACAGAGCCTCGTTAACTTTTTCGGCGCGGCCAGAACGGATTCGTTTTGCTTCCGTTGATATTTcgctacatttttcaattttctgtcgACTATTCCTCCATTTTCTGACCGTACTTGTGTCCACGTTATTTTCCAAAGCGACCATTGTA
It encodes the following:
- the LOC124301891 gene encoding GTP-binding protein 10 homolog, translated to MVVFTQILGYAARQVSRNYLRGLFMDSLRLHVKGGVGGMGLPRFGGIGGRGGHVYLVAKEGETLKNLSSKLKVHKIIAGEGGNSSQTQLLGKLGEDMTIPVPPGVSVITDQGVKLGELNEPGSKLIVAKGGIGGCRETGFSGQKGEALHIHLDLKLIADACLVGFPNAGKSTLLKAVSRASPKIASYPFTTLRPHIGIMQYKDLRQISVADLPGLIEGAHVNIGMGHRFLKHVERTQLMIVVVDIQGFRLSPKHLRRNCLETIVLLNKELELYKPDLLNMPAILVVNKMDTENATEKLNEVKPLIKEYERTLATFSDEIRPEKAFVFEAVLPVALRERNVDEIKLLKEKVRTVLDLHAEKKAMKMRGEFPDSELIEKLKQETMQRIPTLV
- the LOC124301890 gene encoding probable tRNA N6-adenosine threonylcarbamoyltransferase, mitochondrial, with product MYKLHKMLTSKAGLKCVGRIFSPRKLVGKNNRKLSNNKPAVILGIETSCDDTGCAVVDSNGAILGEALHSQQSVHLDNGGIIPPLAQELHRQKITKVVEKALLSANLRLTNVDAIAATVKPGLVMSLLIGTNFGKYLSRVGNKPFIPIHHMEAHALTARMVENIDYPFLVLLISGGHCLLAIAQSVDKFYLLGSTIDDAPGEAFDKTARRLKLRNIPEFSELSGGAAVELAASRATDPEQFKFEVPMVHWEDCNFSSSGLKNAILKHTLREEKKHGIIGDELVPDIYNLCAGFQLAMTRHLCHRTQRAMEFIELKNLIPEKNRTLVVSGGAACNNFIANCLETVSSQMGYRFVRPPPKLCTDNGIMIAWNGVERWLADRGVLRDSEEIENVQVVARTEFGEDWREKVANAHVRCQWVKLKLPYPKTRKS
- the LOC124303562 gene encoding jerky protein homolog-like isoform X1, with the translated sequence METMVEKNRSNVTSDNMTNMCNSKRRKKLASFTAQQKLDILKKIDEGFSITMVALENNVDTSTVRKWRNSRQKIEKCSEISTEAKRIRSGRAEKVNEALYMWFTEMWAKGYPVTGTIIKGKALEFHERFGAEEKFYASDGWLSHWRQKYGIRQLSITSESSSPNSESADNFKSQFTKKIKNENLTASQIFNAEVTGLNYKVMPNEALTNDGERPALGFNQNKEKLTVMLCCNADSSLKIPLLIIRKSSKPKGLKNLLPNMLPVYYTRQKSAWMNSAIFEKWFKEEFVPTVSDFLREKGLPQKAMLLIGNAPSHPSTEVLTVGDITTRFLPPNVTSLIQPMDQGIIENVKRRYRNKLLMHILNDQCDGKELVESLKSINIKNAVFWASEAWDETSSEIIVKCWKNLMLDIPEKELHVTFEAEEEITSERIHQIANRIKSLEKVSLDVIDDWIYNDDSSLVFPSDEDIVEAVNNHNSENESDTDNFEESQVSPLQASRAAECLTKFFQQNGAISKADMAVLRKVKEKILQIKNQI
- the LOC124303562 gene encoding jerky protein homolog-like isoform X2, giving the protein METMVEKNRSNVTSDNMTNMCNSKRRKKLASFTAQQKLDILKKIDEGFSITMVALENNVDTSTVRKWRNSRQKIEKCSEISTEAKRIRSGRAEKVNEALYMWFTEMWAKGYPVTGTIIKGKALEFHERFGAEEKFYASDGWLSHWRQKYGIRQLSITSESSSPNSESADNFKSQFTKKIKNENLTASQIFNAEVTGLNYKVMPNEALTNDGERPALGFNQNKEKLTVMLCCNADSSLKIPLLIIRKSSKPKGLKNLLPNMLPVYYTRQKSAWMNSAIFEKWFKEEFVPTVSDFLREKGLPQKAMLLIGNAPSHPSTEVLTVGDITTRFLPPNVTSLIQPMDQGIIENVKRRYRNKLLMHILNDQCDGKELVESLKSINIKNAVFWASEAWDETSSEIIVKCWKNLMLDIPEKELHVTFEAEEEITSERIHQIANRIKSLEKVSLDVIDDWIYNDDSSLVFPSDEDIVEAVNNHNSENGFILNTFRI